A stretch of Episyrphus balteatus chromosome 2, idEpiBalt1.1, whole genome shotgun sequence DNA encodes these proteins:
- the LOC129908480 gene encoding WD repeat-containing protein 7, with product MVSTNLVVPVVLWGPTAPTHCVSSVYFSDDQTILVTGCYDGQICLWQVDPTTMKMTPRCLLVGHSAPVLCLAKASILADSNFLVSSSENGEMCTWDLVDGKCTESIKLPQVHTNIQAYLMANTDGVRLFCNGYYPEIMVMDPFSLEVIFVLSSKVKPDWISALHVLRPSKRKDDVVLAITTTGTVKVWTLIGNENKYSEPIYENESKEIRCLNAITLNCCSTNQRTVLIVCTKYWQIYDAGDFTVLCSVISPPRERWQGGDFISSDRVILWTDEGKGYLYKLPANCIPDNKEFHSKSVVRDAPYLYCVFSQPGEKILSCPPAMKLIQRTHLLRGDSEGLITVWSIPDLPLDNISIMQAKQSPPRSLKSSVCTSLIEAWSMMDPPPVGILDQLSRITDVPVKLTSSIYLPQQSRLVIGREDGSIVIVPATQTVMLQLLVGIQQNFSDWPSHQILAGHRGRVNCLLCPSLAHTRYEKAHLLSGGVDFAVCLWDLYSGNLLHRFCVHAGEITQLLVPPDNCSARIQKCICSVASDHSVTLLSLQERKCITLASRHLFPVVTIKWRPLDDFLIVGCSDGTVYVWQMETGHLDRVLHGMLAEEVLMACDEQANSEETQSGSTSEMGLANPAVHFFRGLKSRNLNAIRHATQRGIHQLQQLHSSHHGENSFLMKHRSSPLIIQGLRTNPKDAESHILFFDIEGLIFELHSEEYATLSPEALAELGLAFAAQGAQSAQLDASKKISDFFGKVKNKAGDMEKILKDKDKHGFLQKVKEGAENIEKKVQAKVESLHKVVEVSDDKTEENSRKIVSKMEATHVMEVAQLLLSLLHSWGLDPHLDKVCESQLGLLRPMVPISFGVLSKAGYMSLLLPTWQNNFQISDDMLMIPAAELKKFQGIPPELARQQKLTHIFTSRLHWQLSTTLTSNHILALVAMSNTLMSMRSASFLPESEKSKKLQRLATRADSVWSNDEEREEIINTHMTQIKQGWSLLSTHHCFLLPDKIDALEPKNFKRPQVEAMAKRWQHHCIEIREAAQQILLGELTRMGKKGRKQLVENWAQYLPLYTHSEPIVQQQPLMSAANAGGGAAGAPGANTGAAMQSTEPQDEDYEEEEEEIIRKPASLAELKRKQNTAVILLGVIGAEFGQDISQDSPKSGPGKSATGERRKSSVVEGFGIANNLARLTSMALAHLLYAPPSAKLPQYTPLRRAAIDLLGRGFTVWEPYLDVSKVLLGLLEISCDAGKLVPNLNYKLPLTPQADACRTARHALRLIATARPAAFITTMAREVARYNTMQQNAQTINVPLTQSVLYKAKGEILQCVEMLIDKMQSEIASLLVEVMDITLHCVDVNELKNRGLNEVFPSICKFNQISHCPQSRRISVGASNGHLAIYELRQNKCQMIPAHTHQITALAFSPDGKYLVSYSCSENRLSFWQTSTGMFGLGQSQTRCTKGYSTAPIPDVVRLNPMRLAKLYWINNRTVSLMLADGSETRFNV from the coding sequence ATGGTGAGTACAAATCTGGTGGTGCCAGTTGTCCTCTGGGGACCAACAGCACCAACACACTGTGTCTCCAGTGTCTACTTTTCCGATGATCAAACAATTCTCGTCACTGGCTGTTATGATGGTCAAATTTGCTTGTGGCAAGTCGACCCAACCACAATGAAAATGACACCAAGATGTCTTCTAGTTGGCCATTCTGCTCCCGTCCTCTGTCTAGCTAAAGCATCAATTCTTGCTGACAGTAACTTCCTTGTCAGCTCTTCGGAAAACGGTGAAATGTGCACCTGGGATTTGGTCGATGGCAAGTGCACTGAAAGCATTAAACTTCCTCAAGTACACACAAACATTCAAGCCTATTTGATGGCCAACACAGACGGCGTTCGATTGTTTTGCAATGGCTACTATCCCGAGATCATGGTAATGGATCCATTTAGTTTGGAGGTAATTTTTGTTCTCAGTTCCAAGGTTAAACCAGATTGGATATCTGCTTTGCATGTCTTGAGGCCATCGAAGCGCAAGGATGATGTTGTCCTTGCCATTACTACAACAGGAACTGTCAAAGTATGGACTTTGATTGGCAATGAGAATAAATACTCGGAACCAATTTATGAAAATGAATCGAAAGAGATTCGATGTCTAAATGCAATAACTTTAAATTGTTGTTCTACGAATCAAAGAACTGTATTGATTGTTTGCACTAAATATTGGCAGATTTATGATGCTGGAGATTTTACTGTCTTGTGTAGTGTTATCTCACCACCGAGAGAGCGTTGGCAAGGTGGAGATTTCATCTCATCGGACAGGGTTATCCTGTGGACAGATGAAGGAAAAGGCTATTTGTACAAGCTACCTGCAAACTGCATTCCCGACAATAAGGAATTCCATTCGAAATCAGTTGTCCGAGATGCCCCATATCTGTATTGTGTATTCTCGCAACCTGGAGAGAAAATACTCTCCTGTCCACCAGCAATGAAACTCATTCAGAGGACTCATTTGTTGCGAGGTGATTCAGAAGGTTTGATAACAGTTTGGTCAATTCCAGATTTGCCTCTCGATAATATTAGTATCATGCAAGCCAAGCAGAGTCCTCCAAGAAGTCTAAAATCGAGTGTCTGTACAAGTTTGATTGAAGCTTGGTCAATGATGGATCCTCCTCCAGTTGGCATTCTCGATCAATTAAGTCGCATTACAGATGTTCCTGTCAAACTAACGTCCAGTATCTATCTTCCTCAACAGAGTCGTCTGGTAATTGGACGAGAAGATGGTTCAATTGTTATTGTTCCAGCAACTCAGACAGTAATGTTACAATTGCTGGTAGGAATTCAGCAGAATTTCAGTGACTGGCCATCGCATCAGATTTTAGCCGGACATCGTGGTCGTGTGAATTGCTTGTTGTGTCCATCACTCGCACATACACGTTATGAAAAAGCACACTTGCTCAGTGGAGGTGTTGATTTTGCAGTTTGCTTATGGGATCTGTATAGTGGAAATCTTTTGCATCGGTTCTGTGTGCATGCGGGAGAGATAACCCAATTGTTGGTTCCACCAGATAATTGCAGTGCTAGAATACAAAAGTGTATTTGCTCTGTGGCCTCTGATCATTCGGTGACTTTGTTGAGTTTGCAGGAGCGTAAATGTATCACATTGGCTAGTCGTCATTTGTTCCCCGTAGTGACTATAAAATGGAGGCCATTAGATGACTTTCTGATAGTTGGTTGTTCAGATGGAACAGTGTATGTATGGCAAATGGAAACTGGACATTTAGATCGTGTTCTCCATGGAATGTTGGCTGAAGAAGTTTTAATGGCATGTGATGAGCAAGCAAATTCTGAAGAAACACAATCGGGATCAACATCCGAGATGGGCTTAGCTAATCCAGCTGTGCATTTCTTCCGAGGGCTAAAGTCTCGTAATCTCAATGCTATTCGGCATGCAACTCAACGAGGAATTCATCAGTTGCAGCAATTGCATTCCAGTCATCATGGAGAGAATTCATTCCTAATGAAGCATCGTAGTAGTCCACTTATAATTCAGGGATTGCGAACCAACCCAAAAGATGCTGAAAGTCATATTTTATTCTTTGATATTGAGGGATTGATATTTGAATTGCACAGCGAGGAATATGCAACATTGAGTCCAGAAGCTTTGGCTGAATTGGGTTTGGCTTTTGCTGCACAAGGAGCTCAATCAGCTCAATTGGATGCATCCAAGAAGATTTCAGACTTCTTTGGAAAAGTCAAAAACAAAGCTGGTGATATGGAAAAGATTCTCAAGGACAAAGATAAGCATGGTTTCTTGCAGAAAGTTAAAGAAGGTGCCGAgaatattgagaaaaaagttCAGGCCAAAGTAGAGAGTCTTCATAAAGTCGTTGAAGTTAGTGATGATAAAACGGAAGAGAATAGTCGCAAAATTGTTTCCAAAATGGAGGCAACACATGTTATGGAAGTGGCACAATTGCTATTGTCATTGTTGCACTCATGGGGACTTGATCCGCATTTAGACAAAGTATGCGAGTCTCAATTGGGTCTACTCCGACCAATGGTGCCGATATCGTTTGGAGTACTATCCAAGGCTGGTTATATGTCTTTGTTGCTGCCAACTTGGCAGAATAATTTCCAAATATCCGACGACATGTTGATGATTCCGGCTGCAGAGTTGAAAAAATTCCAAGGTATTCCACCAGAATTGGCTCGTCAACAGAAACTTACACACATTTTCACATCTCGCCTTCATTGGCAGCTAAGTACAACTCTTACATCGAATCACATACTGGCTTTGGTGGCAATGTCCAATACACTTATGTCAATGCGTTCGGCTTCATTCCTGCCGGAGAGTGAAAAGAGCAAGAAATTACAACGTTTGGCTACTCGTGCCGATTCAGTTTGGTCCAATGACGAGGAACGTGAAGAAATCATAAACACTCATATGACTCAAATTAAGCAGGGCTGGAGCCTCCTTTCAACTCATCATTGTTTCTTATTACCCGACAAGATAGACGCTCTTGAGCCGAAGAATTTCAAACGACCTCAAGTCGAGGCAATGGCTAAACGTTGGCAGCATCATTGTATTGAGATACGAGAAGCAGCTCAACAGATTCTGTTGGGTGAATTGACACGTATGGGTAAAAAGGGTCGCAAGCAATTGGTTGAAAATTGGGCCCAATATTTGCCACTGTACACACATTCTGAACCGATTGTACAACAGCAACCACTAATGTCGGCAGCAAATGCTGGTGGTGGAGCAGCTGGTGCACCTGGGGCGAATACAGGTGCTGCAATGCAATCTACAGAACCTCAAGATGAAGACTACGAGGAAGAAGAGGAGGAGATAATTAGAAAACCGGCAAGTTTGGCAGAACTGAAGCGTAAGCAAAATACTGCAGTTATTCTATTGGGTGTTATTGGAGCTGAATTTGGTCAAGATATTTCGCAAGATAGCCCCAAGTCAGGTCCTGGTAAATCAGCAACCGGTGAGCGTCGAAAGAGTTCTGTCGTGGAAGGATTTGGAATAGCAAATAATCTAGCACGTCTAACATCGATGGCATTGGCACATTTGCTATATGCACCACCATCGGCTAAATTGCCCCAATATACGCCATTGCGTCGGGCAGCTATTGATCTTCTCGGACGCGGCTTCACAGTGTGGGAACCTTATCTTGATGTTAGCAAAGTCCTGTTGGGTTTGCTGGAGATATCATGCGATGCTGGTAAATTGGtgccaaatttgaattacaaACTGCCTCTGACTCCACAGGCAGATGCCTGTCGCACAGCCAGGCATGCTCTTCGCTTGATAGCAACAGCCCGACCAGCAGCATTCATAACAACAATGGCTCGTGAAGTGGCTCGCTACAATACAATGCAGCAAAATGCACAAACAATCAATGTCCCACTGACTCAGTCGGTGTTGTACAAGGCCAAGGGTGAGATTCTTCAATGTGTCGAAATGCTGATTGACAAAATGCAGAGCGAGATTGCTAGTCTCCTAGTTGAAGTGATGGATATTACTTTGCATTGTGTGGATGTCAACGAGCTGAAGAACCGTGGCCTCAACGAAGTATTCCCAAGCATTtgcaaatttaatcaaatttcacACTGCCCACAGAGTCGTCGTATATCGGTCGGAGCCAGCAATGGGCATCTTGCAATCTATGAGTTGCGTCaaaataaatgtcaaatgaTTCCAGCTCATACGCATCAAATAACTGCTTTGGCCTTTAGTCCCGACGGCAAATACTTGGTCAGCTATTCGTGCAGCGAAAATCGTCTATCTTTCTGGCAGACTAGCACCGGAATGTTTGGTCTTGGACAGTCACAGACTCGATGCACAAAAGGTTATTCGACTGCACCCATTCCTGATGTTGTGCGTTTGAATCCAATGCGTTTGGCTAAATTGTATTGGATAAATAATCGAACAGTTAGTCTGATGTTGGCTGATGGTTCAGAAACCAGATTTAATgtctaa